One window of Mucilaginibacter inviolabilis genomic DNA carries:
- a CDS encoding response regulator, with translation MKKTLLIVDDDLSILKLLNFILSKDYDIVVKNNGIDAFGWLEDGNMPELIISDLQMPYFDGQSFVKNVKISGFYRDLPVILLSAAHDLDEQVSKMPFKVEACIHKPFKPNELKTAINQLLQVYESPNI, from the coding sequence ATGAAAAAAACCCTACTTATTGTTGATGACGATTTAAGTATTTTAAAGTTACTCAACTTTATCCTTTCAAAGGATTATGATATAGTTGTTAAAAATAACGGAATTGACGCCTTTGGCTGGCTCGAGGATGGCAACATGCCCGAGTTAATTATTTCCGATCTTCAAATGCCTTACTTTGATGGTCAGTCATTTGTGAAAAATGTCAAAATCAGCGGATTTTATCGTGATTTGCCTGTAATATTACTTTCAGCTGCACATGATCTTGATGAACAGGTAAGTAAAATGCCTTTTAAGGTTGAGGCTTGTATCCACAAACCATTTAAACCTAATGAGTTAAAAACAGCCATTAACCAACTTTTACAAGTTTATGAATCACCAAACATCTGA